Within the Thermostichus lividus PCC 6715 genome, the region CTGTGTCTATGACCCCCTCGCCGAACTCACGCGCCTATTTGCTGATAAAACCACCAAACACAATCGCGCCGACGTTGCTAACCTGCCGATTGAGGAGCGGTTAAAGCGGCATATTATCGATGGCGATCGCCAAGGATTAGACGAGACCCTTGCCAAAGCCCTTGAGACCTATGCCCCCCTTGACATCATCAATACCTTTTTACTGGAAGGCATGAAGGTGGTGGGGGAACTATTTGGGTCTGGGCAAATGCAACTCCCCTTTGTGCTCCAGTCCGCTGAAACCATGAAAGCCGCCGTGGCCTACCTTGAACCCTTTATGGAAAAGTCTGAAACCGGCAGCAATGCGAAGGGGACGGTGATTATTGCCACAGTCAAAGGGGATGTTCACGACATCGGTAAAAACCTAGTGGATATTATCCTCACCAACAACGGCTATCGGGTGATTAACCTTGGCATTAAGCAGCCGGTGGAAAACATTATCCAAGCCTACGAAGAACACAAGGCCGATTGCATTGCCATGAGTGGCCTGCTGGTTAAGTCCACGGCGTTTATGAAAGAGAACCTCGAACGCTTTAATGAGCGGGGGATTACGGTGCCTGTCATTTTGGGAGGGGCTGCCCTAACGCCTAAGTTTGTGTACGAGGACTGTCAGGCCACCTATCAGGGGCAAGTCATCTACGGTAAAGATGCCTTTGCGGATCTTCATTTTATGGATCGCTTGATGCCTGCCAAAGCGGCTGGCAAATGGAGCGATCGCCATGGCTTTTTAGATCAGGATGCCCCCCGCCAAGAATCATTATCGCCGCCTGACGAGCCACCCGTTGCCCCAGACAACAGTGGGCAGCCATCAGAACTGAGTTCACCGGTGGTGGATACGCGCCGCTCCGATGCTGTGGCCATCGATATTCCTCGACCCAAGCCGCCTTTTTGGGGCATTCGCCATCTCAAAGCCGATCAGATTCCCCTATCAGAGGTCTTTGCCTACTTGGATCTGCAGGCTCTGATTGCCGGACAGTGGCAGTTTCGCAAACCAAAGGAGCAGTCCCGTGCTGAGTACGATAGCTTCTTAGCGCAGACCGTGTACCCCATTTTGGAGTCTTGGAAGCAGCGCATCTTAGACGAGAACTTACTGCACCCTGAACTGATCTACGGGTACTTTCCCTGCCAAAGCCAAGGGAATACGCTGTACCTCTACGATCCAGCAGCAATGGCAGATGCCGCAGCCTTCACTCCAGAAGGGGCGATCGCCCAGTTCACGTTTCCCCGTCAAGCCAAGGGGCGACGGCTGTGTATTGCCGACTTCTTTGCACCCGTTGAATCAGGTATTATCGATGTCTTTCCCATGCAAGCAGTAACCGTCGGTGAGATTGCCACGGAAGTCGCTCAGCGCCTCTTTGCTGCCAACCAGTACACCGACTACCTCTACTTCCACGGCATGGCTGTTCAAACTGCCGAAGCCTTGGCGGAATGGTGTCATGCCCGCATTCGCCGCGAATTGGGCTGCACCCCGGATCCGACATCCATTCGCGACATTCTTGCCCAACGCTATCAAGGATCCCGCTATAGCTTTGGCTATCCCGCCTGCCCCAATATGCAGGATCAATATACGCAATTGCGGCTCTTGCAAGCCGAGCGCATGGGGATGTACATGGATGACAGCGAGCAACTCTATCCTGAGCAGTCAACAACTGCGATTATTTGCTACCATCCGGCTGCCAAATATTTCAGTGTTTGATGATGATAAAAGGCTTTTGACCCCTTAGTGGCCGATGACCTTGCCCTAGTAGCGCGATCGCGGTCGGTGGTTGGCCACGGAAAGCACCAGACCCAAGCCAATGTAGGTTGCCAACAACGCCGATCGCCCATAACTGAGAAAAGGAAGGGGAATACCAGTCACCGGAAACAGATTGACGGTCATGCCAATATTGACAACCGCTTGAAACACCAGCATCGAAAACAACCCGATCGCCAACAGCGACCCAAAATCAGTGCGAGCACTGTTAGCGATTTGCAGCAGCCGTAGGCCAATAAACCAGAAGAGAAAAAGAATCAGCAGGCCGCCAGCAAACCCCAATTCCTCACCAATGGCCGAAAAAATAAAGTCAGTATGCTGCTCTGGAATAAAGCCCAACTGGGTTTGGGTGCCCTGAAAAATCCCGCGTCCCCATAGGCCCCCTGCACCGATAGCAATCCGCGACTGAATCAAGTGATACCCCGCCCCCAATGGATCTTTATCGGGGTCTAAAAACATCAAAAGACGATTTTTCTGATACTCCTTAAGGACACTCCACAGCAGTTGCCCCAGTCCGGCTCCGGACAAATTGAGCACAATGCCACCAATGGCACCAATCCACCCTAAAGGTAAGCTGCGCCATGCCACAATCCCCATCGCCAAGGTCCACAGTAACCAGACCCATAGGTTCAATTCGTAAGGCAGGGGAAGGGCAAATAAAATGGCCGCCACCAAGGGCGAGAGCATGAGGATAATCCAGCCGAGGCGGGCATTGGCCCAGTAGAGCATTCCTAGGGTGATGGCACCAAACACTAGGGAGGTGCCCAGATCCGGCTCGGTTAAAATGAGCAACAACGGCGGAGCCGTAGCGATAAAGACGCGCAGGATGCCCGCCAGTCCATTGGCCGGTACCCGATGCAGCAGAGCCGCTTGGGTAAGAATAATTGAAATTTTGGCAAACTCTGAGGGTTGTAAGTTAAAGCCAGCGATGGGCAGCCAACTCTGAGCACCGTTGGCCTCAACGCCGAATAAACTCACGGCCAGCAGCAGCGCACAGCTTAGGCCATAGACAAACCAGTGGACACCTATAAATGCTGACTCCGGAATACGCGCCAAGGTGAGGGCAAGAACCGTTCCCACGATTGCCACGGCCACGTGTTGGAAGCCATCTTTGTCGCCGATGTGCAGTTCAGCACTGTGAATAAACAGAGCACCGATCAGTGTAATGAGCCACACCGCAATTAGCAGTGACCAATCGACCCCCCGCCACGGGTATAACCATGCCTGCCAGCGACGTTGGCGCAGGAGCGTTGTCCAAAACATAGTCAATATCCCTCGTTTCGCACTAGGCTGGAACAAAGCCAACAGATTCAAGCCCTCATTGTATCCCTATCGAGGAAGTTCATGTTCGATTGGCAGCAGCGGTTTTCTAAACTCCTATGGTCTATTTCCGGCCGGTTATTGGTCGTCATGCTGCTGACCTCGCTGCTTCCTATGGGAGCAGTGGTACTCTACAACCAGTCGGAAAGTAGCTTGATGATGGAGGATGCCGAAATCCAAGCCTTGAAACTACTAGCCATTGGCAAAGCTCGTTCCCTTGATCAGTTGATTAATGATGTGCTCAGTGATGCCAGGCTAGTGGCGGAAGACTATGAAATTCAGCGGTTTCTGAGGGATGCGATTGACTTTCCTAGCGATCACACCTCTATCCAGAGCCTGCTGCGCAGTGTGAACAATCTCAGCCACACCTACAACGACGTGATCCTCTTAACCCGTGAGGGGCGCTCCATCCAAGCAACTGACCCTGCCTTGATTGGCGATGACTATTCGCAAACGGAGCTTTGGCAGCGGGGCATTCAAGAGAATAATTTCGTCTCGACGGTGAAGATCAAAAGCACGATCGCCAATGAACCAGTATTTGTTGTCTTTCAGCGCATTCGGGACAACAATCAAAGATTGCTAGGGGCGGTCTTACTAACGCTGCGTGCCGCTGCCATTAAAGACATCATTACCTATCTGGTGCCGGATATTCGCGGCGAGTCGTTTCTAATTGATCATCATGGCCTGATGCTCAGCAGCACCAACCCCAATATTGATTTGCACAGTTTAGAACCACTGTCCGAGCCAGTTATCCGCTCTTATTTCCTCTTTGTGCCGCCCCAACCCATTCCTACCTTGAGCGATCGCTCCAATAAGCGGCTGCGGGACGTGATTTTCGGCTCGAATCGTCCCGGAACGTTAGCCTATTCAGAAAATGACGATCGCCGCCCAGACCATGTGTTAGCCTATGCGCCACTGGCTCGAAAACAAGCAGCAGTGGTGGTTAGTGTGCGCCTACAGGAGTTTCTCGCTCCCCTCGATGCCTTAGCGATGCGGGGCTTAGTGAGTTTGCTATTTGTGGGCGGCGGGGTTATTGTCATCTCCTTAGTTGTGGCGCAATCCATTACGAGACCGATTCGGGCGATCGCCACAGCTGCTCGCAACCTCAAAAACGATCGATTTGACGCCAGCGTTCTTACGCCCTATACCCACTCTCAGGATGATATGGGGGAACTCGCACAAACATTTTTAGAAATGGCTCTAGAAGTAGAGCACCGCCACCACCAATTGCAACAGCAGCTCAGTGATCTCAAGATTGAAATTGATCAAGAGAAACGCAAAAAAGCAGTTGCAGAAATTACCGAAACAGATTATTTCCAAACCTTGCGCGATCGCGCCCATGCCCTACGGCAACAGGCAAAATCTGCCCCAACTCATCCTAGCGCAGCGGGCAATGACCCCCAGTCTCAGGAGACCCCCAACCATGAGTCCTAGCTCGAACCCAACACCCACCATCCCTGCCTTAGCCACCTTGCCGCGCCATCCCTACATTGACGCTGCTGGCCAAGTGGCACCCAACCTACAGAGCTGCATTGGGGTCTATGCCATTTTTGATGCTGCCGAGGTATTGCAGTACATTGGCTATTCCCGGGATATACGGCTGAGCCTCCAGCAGCACCTTGTCCGCTGCCCCAACGAGTGCGTGAGCTACGCCGTCGTTAGCATCGATCGCCCCGATCGCCCGTGGTTGCAGGCCATTCAAGCACAATGGATAGCTGAAGTAGGGGCAATTCCCATTGGCAATGCCCAAGAGCGAGCGCGCTGGGAGCAGGCCATTGATGTGCGCCCCCTGATGAGCGTCGCTGAGGCAGAAGCTCTCGCCACCGCAGACCCATTGCAGCAACCAAAACTCCTGAAACAGGTTGCACGGCGGGTTGAGGCCGACATTCTTAAGCAGTTGCACCAGCGATCGCTGCGAGAAACCTTAGTGTTTAACCCAAAACTCAAGGAGAGCGGACGACTAGACCTCAAGTCATAGACATTCTCTAAAGAAAGCATTAGCCTGAAACAGGCACACATTAGCCTTTAGGAGACGTCTATGGCGGAAACACCCGTCCCCCCTGAAACCGTCCTGCACCAGTTACAATGGCGGTACGCCACAAAAAAATTTGATCCCAGCCGACCCATTCCCGATAGTCTTTGGCAGGTTCTCTGTCAAAGCTTAGTTTTGGCTCCCTCATCCTTTGGCTTGCAGCCGTGGAAGTTTTTTGTGATTACCACCCCTGACCTTCGGCAGGCGCTTTTACCCCATACCTGGAATCAACGCCAAGTAGTTGATGCCTCTCATTTAGTAGTGTTTGCCATTAAAACAGGGATTAACGCCGCAGATGTGGATCGCTACTTGGCTCGCCAAGCCGAAGTGCACAACACCAGCGTAGAAAACTTACAAAAGTACGGCGACATCGTCAAAGGATTTCTGCAATCGCCGCCCTACCCTCTCAACCTCGATGAGTGGTCAACTCGCCAAGTGTATATTGCCCTGAGCCAGTTTATGGTCACCGCCGCCATGCTGGGCATAGATACCTGCCCCATGGAAGGATTCCTACCGCAGGAATACGACCGCGTGCTAGGCTTACCCGATCAGGGCTACCATGCCGTTGTGGTTTGCGCTGCTGGCTATCGCGCCGCCGATGACAAGTATGCCACCTTACCTAAGGTGCGCTATCCCCTTGAGGCCGTGATAGAAGTTCGTTAACTTAGGTGCAAAAAAGGGCAGCTCCGTAGAACTGCCCTCAATCAATTGAGAATTAAATCAAGTATCGGCAAACCTTAGAACGTGAAGGTTGTCCGAATGACGCCTTGAAGAATTGGCTGACCAGAAATAAGCCCAGCACCATTGGTGTTGTTGGGGTTAATGATCGCCGTGAAGATAGGCGTAATGCTGATGTTGTCGCTGATGGGGAACTTGTAGAAAGCTTCAACGTTAACTTGGTTAGCATTGTTGATAAAGCCAGCGGAAGGAGCACTGTTAATAAACGGTGCGCCCGCAGCAGCCGCCAACACAGACCCCGGAACCAACAAGTCTTTGTAGCCAATCCCCGCCATGAAGGAGTAGGCCATCATACCAGAGGCAGGGAACCCTAGGAAGGAGTAGGGCAAGGGAGACATCCGTGGATTGTAGCTCGCCGGAATACCGGCAACACCAGCACGACCAAAAATCCCTAAGCGACCAAGGTTGAGCTCAAAGTTAAGACCACCGGCACGGCTTTCGACCCCATAGGTTTTGGAGTAGGTGCCTTGCAGTTTAACAGCATAGCTGTTGCGGCCATTGCCAAAGGTGTTGGCATACTCTAACTCAAGCGATCCTTGGAAGGGATCACCTGCAAAGCCACCGCTGGGAAGCGCGCCAGAGAAGGGGTTACCTGCATTGGCAGCAATGTAGAGCGCCCGAGCAGTAAATGGTCCTTCATTGGGGTTCCACTGAATCGCAGCACCCGCACCACCCAAGAAGTTCAAGGCATAGGGCACGATGAAGGGGTTGTTGATGAAGAAGTAGGTGCCAAAGTCACTGGCTGGGGAGTTGGCCCAACTGTTGGTGTCGATGATGTCGCTAGGATAGAACTGCGGACCGGCGGTAATCGTAACGTCCTGCGTAGGCTTGAAGCTATAGGCCAAGCGGTACAAGTTTACACCAGGACCAAAACCGGACCAGTAGTACTGGCTAGGGCTGAAGTAGGGCAAGGGAGCACCAAAGGTAGCTGTTGGGTTACCACCAATCCCAGTGCCGTAGGCGAAGGGGTTCTGGTTGAGACCAACCCCATAGGTACTGATAGCATCCAACCCACCATTCCCTGTCGAAAGACTGGTTTGCAGCAGGTCAGTGCCTGTGAAGCTGGTATTCAGGTTGAGAATAACCGCCGCAATAACTGTTGGATTAGTTTGGGTTGGCGTAAAAGAGACAATCGGGAAAAATCCAGGAGGTGAAGTACTCCCCGGAACGGTACTGCTGGGAACACCCGAACCAAGGCTAAAGGGTGGGTTGGCGGTAAGCGCACTGCTGCTAAAGCGGCCACCGTATTGCACCGACATCACGGCAGTACCGGTGAGTTTAGTAGTGGTCGAAAATTGAGTCGCTTCGAGGGCAGCAGTCCGTGCTTCAAGGTTATCGACACGACCGCGTAGGGTGGCCAGTTCAGCAGCGAACTCATCCATCAGTTTTTGCAGGGTGGCGAGTTCTTCTTTGGTGGCAAAGCGATCGCTAATAACGTCCAAGCAGGCGTTCAGGGCAGCAGCCATTTCGTAACGGGTGGCGGCACGGTTGCCACGGAAGGTGCCATCGGGATAACCCGCAATACAACCATATTTTTCAACGAGGGATGCCAAGGCTTGGTACGCCCAGTCCGTTGGGCGAACATCTGACAACTGAGATACCGAGGTCACCTGACCCATGGATTCTTCGTTTGCCAATAGCTGGTTGACTGAAGTGATGGCACCAGAGGCATCCGCAATGGCATTGGGGGCAGGCAACGCTTCGGAAACTTGTAGATTTTGGGGTTCGGCCGCAATCAGATTTTCAAAGGAAGCGGGTTCATTAGCTGTAGCAATGTTGGCCCCTGCAACAACACCCAGTAGGCTCAAGCTACCCGCTAAAAGGTACGTTTTTTTCACAATGTTACTCCTCACTCACGAGCATTCTGGGTAGGCAGAGCGAAAACTCAGTCTGCTATCCCCTAATACCTAGCTTACACAATATAGCTTAGTCGAGTGGCTAGCTTATTATGCAAACCTTGGTAGATTCTAGTCTCTCCGTTGGGAATTCGTCAATTGTTTTTTTACTTTTCTAGAATTGTTTTCTAGAATTCTTTTTTTGTACAGGGGCGGTGTTCCATACAATTAGTTTAAGCGCCAGACCAAAGCGACAATGTGGAGTGTGCCTTGAACAAGTCCCCTTTGAGCGCAATGGAGGTGTTAGCTCGCTACCGCCGTGGCGATCGCCAGTTTATGGGGGCGAACCTCACCGGTATCGACCTCGAAGGCGCGGATCTGCGGGGTGTGAACTTGCAGGGCGCGAATCTGAGCCAAGCGAACCTTGCCCATGCCAACCTTGAAGGAGCGAACCTGAGTGCGGCTAACTTAGATCAGGCCAATGTGGTTGGCGCACATCTGAGGGGGGCAAATCTTGAGAATGCGCTGCTGGGCACCATTATCCGTTATCCACTCCCACCAGCCCCCTTGACCCCGCCGCTCACTGTGGCAGAGATTCTCCAGCAGTACCAACGCGGGGTTCGCCAGTTCCATGGCTTAGATCTAAGTCAATTTGATTTTGAAGGGGAAGACCTGAGCGGTATTGATTTTGCAGGCTGCTGCTTAGAGGGCAGTAACTTTAAGTTGGCTATTCTCCAGGACGCGAATTTTGCAGGGGCGAACTTGCGATCGGCCAGCTTGGCCATGGCGGATCTGCAGCAGGCTAACTTTGCGGGGGCAGATCTGCGGGGTTGTTCCCTCAAGGGTGCCGATCGCCGTGGGGCACGCTACGATGGCAAGACGCAATTTGATCCGGACTTTGATCCGAAAAAAGGAGGGATGCGGCAGGTTAATTAAGCTAGGCTTAGGTAAGCTAATTTGAACCGTTTGTCAAGTCATCAAGGGCTGGTTTATCGAATGTGAGCGAACAACCCCGTCCGCTTGCAGTGGGGAGGATGTCAAAGGGTTGCCGTGCCCACTTGATCCAGCACTCGAATTGGGCCTGTGACATCCCCTGTGAGAAACTGCCGCAGGTAAGGATTGTCTGTTGTTTTCGCTTCGGCGCGGCTGCCCTGCCAGCAAATACGTCCTTGATAGAGCAAGATGAGGCGATCGCCCGTGCGCTCGATGGTACTGTTTTGGTGAGTCACAATAGCGTAGGCATGACCTGTGCGTTCCTTAAGATCGCGGATGAGCTGCTCCACGACGGTTGAGGCAATGGGGTCTAAGCCTGCGGTGGGTTCGTCGTACAGCAGTAATCGCGGATCATCCTCGGTATCATCGGGATTGTCAGCAATGGCACGGGCTAAACTCACCCGCTTGCGCATACCGCCAGAGAGTTGCGCTGGATAGAGGTCTTCCATCCCAGATAAGCCCACCATCGCTAGTTTTTCACTGACAATCTCGCGGATGCGTGCCTCCGGCAGTCGTGTGTGGTGATACAGATAAAAGCCGACATTTTCGCCAACTGTAAGCGAGTCAAACAGCGCCGACTGTTGGAATACCATACTCATGCGCACGTGGTGATGGCCGTCTTGCAGCAATCCTTGCCGCCGCTCCCCCGCAATATAAATCTCACCGCTATCCGGCTCCAGTAACCCTGCAATGAGGCGCAAAACCGTGGACTTGCCTGTTCCCGACGGCCCTAAAATGGCCAAGGCATCATCAGGATAAATGCAAAGATCGATGTTGTCTAAGACTCGCTGGTTGCCAAAGGCTTTCGAGATGCCTCGTAGTTCGACCAATGGCTCGGGCATGGTTACTGTCCCTACCTATGCAAATGGCTCACACTCAAGGTCTTCGATGGCTTGCAGACCCCGCGCATCCCCTAGCTTAAAGAGAGCGGCTTTGGCATCTTCTTGAACCCCCATATCACTGTCGTGCAGGGCAGCAATCAGGTGATCAATAGCCTCGGTATAAAGTTGCCCTAGGGGAATTTTGCGGCAAGCGTGCCCCAGCGCCCAAGCGCAGTTACTGCGAACGGCAGCAATGGTATCCTGCGCAAGGGCAAGGGCAAGGGCAGGAATGACGGTGGCCGCTGCGTCTTCACTGGCTTCAGCGACCTGTCCGAGGGAACTAGCTGCCCACAAACGCACCGCGGAAATGTCGGTCTGCAAGGCACGAATCAAGGGTTCTAGGGTGCGGCGATAAATTTCGGGAAAGGGAAAGCGGACACCACAGTTTCCCAACGCCCAGACAATCCCTTTGCGAACATAGCCATTCCAGTCTCGCTCGAGTTGCTGAATGAGCGCGTCCACAGCGGCGGTACTCAGGTTGCGCCCTAGGGCGTAGGCTGCACTGACCCGCACGAGGGGACAGGATTCCTGCAATAGGTGAATGAGGTGGGGGGTGGCACGCTCATCCTGTAGTTCACAAAAGGCACGGGCGGCTAGCATCCGCTCAGTGACATCTTCAGAGGTCAGCAGCCCCAGCATTATTTCTGGATCGGGGCGATCGCCTTCCTCACTCGGGAGCGCCGCTAGCGCATCTTCTGTGTCTGGGGTATCGAGGAAAGGAAAATCATTGTCATCCATAGTATTCCTACTGTACAGGATGGCATTAATCCCGACTAGCCCCTAGGATGCGGGATCAAGGGCGCTGTTCACTAGGCCTCTAAACCCATAGATGTGACGGCACCCCCCATAAGCCACTAACTGTACTGAGCGCTCATCTCCCGGCTCAAAGCGAATAGCCGTGCCCGCAGGAATATCTAAGCGCATCCCCTTTGCCTGCTCGCGGTCAAAGTGCAGGGCAGCATTCACTTCATAGAAATGGTAGTGAGATCCCACTTGGATGGGGCGATCGCCCGTGTTGGCCACCGTCAAGGTCACCGTGGGGCGACCAGCATTGAGTTCAAGGGTCCCCTCAGCGGGAATCAGTTCACCAGGAATCATGATGCCTCCAACATTTGCAACGTATGCATTGACATACTCCCCTGCCTAAAGGCAGGGGATTCTTGTTCTTGGTTCTGCGAGCGCACTTACTTCATCAGGTTGCCCATCAAAAGCAGAGGTGCATCTCTCCCCAAGCGTTCCCTCTTGCGAGGTGGTTCCCTTTTGCCCAAAGGTACCGTTGAGCCACTCCATTCCCAAGATGCTTAGTCCCTTCTTGAGGATGTTCAGAGCCGCGTTCTGGTCTCTGTCCATCTCAAACCCACACCTAGGACAACTATGGGTTCTAGTGGATAAGGTTTTCACGACCCTATGCCCACAGTTACTGCAATCCTGCGTGGTGTACTGCGGCGGCACGCTGACTACTGCCTTGTCCCATACCTTACCGTAGTAGTCTAGCCAAGCAGTGAATTGAGACCAGCCAGCATCATGGATGGATTTGGCAAGATGATGATTCTTAACTAGATTCTTCACCTGCAAGTCTTCATACGCCACGACATCGTGAGATGCCACCACGCACCGTGCCTGCTTAATTGCCCAGTCTTTACGCTGGCGTTGAACTTTCAGATGTACTTTGCCTAGTCGCTTTCTTTGCTTGTGGTAGTTCTTGGATTGAGGTTTCGCCCCTTTCCTGAACTTCCGACTTAACCTGCGTTGATGCTGTTTTAACCTCCGTTCACTACGTCTTAAAAACTTAGGACAATCGACCGTGTTTCCGTTCTGGTCGGTGTAAAAGTGTTTTAACCCCAAGTCAATACCGATGACATTGCCTGTGTATTGTCCTTGCTCTTTGCGCTCTACATCCAAGCAGAATTGAGCATAGTACCCATCTGCCCTGCGTATCACCCGCACCCGATTGATTTTGGAGTTCAGGATATGGTGTCTTGCTTCTCCATTGCAGTACAGAGCAAACGAACCAGCATTAAAGTCATCAGTGAAGGTGATGGACATTCCATCTCCTGACAGCTTCCAGCCCGATACCTTGTATTCCACAGAACGGCAATGCTTCTTAAACTTGGGATACCCTTTCTTGATCGCCTTGTTTCTGCAGTTGGTATAGAAGCGAGAGATGGAAGCCCAAGCTCGCTCTGCACTTGCCTGCCTTGCTGATGAGTTTAACTTCTTGGCAAAGGCAAACTCTTTAGATAAGTCTTTGCAGTGGGCATAGAGAACAGCTTTGTTTACGCTCTTGTTGTCCATCCAGTACCGCACACATTTGTTTCTGACAAACTGAGCGGTGCGGATGGCTTCATCCAGAGCCTGATACTGCTCTGCTGTGCCGTTTAGTAGCTTGGCTTCTCTGACTAACATAATGATATTTTATTACAAAAAAACGCCGTAAAGCCCCTGCCTTCAGGCATGGGGATATAAGGCGCATGTTGTGTTATCAAAAATTTTGGGTCTAAAAACTTGTCTTTTAGAGTGGTTTTAGATTAAACTAAAACCAGAGGTAAGGGTAATCAACCTCTCTAAAAACCCAATAGCCTAACGGCTAGAAAACAACCTAAGTTTTTTTGGTTGGTTTAACAGTACCTTTGGGCAAAAGGGAACTGCCCCGAAAGGGGGAACGCTTGGGGAGATAAGCACCGCTGCCGTGGAGGGGAAACCCGAAATGGTAAGTGCTGTCGCAGAACCAAGAACAAGAATCCCCTGCCTTTAGGCATGGGGAGTATGTCAAGAGGAATGAATATCAATCTTTTCAATGAACGTGCGAATCTCGTTGAGGTCAATGTA harbors:
- the rodA gene encoding rod shape-determining protein RodA, with product MFWTTLLRQRRWQAWLYPWRGVDWSLLIAVWLITLIGALFIHSAELHIGDKDGFQHVAVAIVGTVLALTLARIPESAFIGVHWFVYGLSCALLLAVSLFGVEANGAQSWLPIAGFNLQPSEFAKISIILTQAALLHRVPANGLAGILRVFIATAPPLLLILTEPDLGTSLVFGAITLGMLYWANARLGWIILMLSPLVAAILFALPLPYELNLWVWLLWTLAMGIVAWRSLPLGWIGAIGGIVLNLSGAGLGQLLWSVLKEYQKNRLLMFLDPDKDPLGAGYHLIQSRIAIGAGGLWGRGIFQGTQTQLGFIPEQHTDFIFSAIGEELGFAGGLLILFLFWFIGLRLLQIANSARTDFGSLLAIGLFSMLVFQAVVNIGMTVNLFPVTGIPLPFLSYGRSALLATYIGLGLVLSVANHRPRSRY
- a CDS encoding cache domain-containing protein, with protein sequence MFDWQQRFSKLLWSISGRLLVVMLLTSLLPMGAVVLYNQSESSLMMEDAEIQALKLLAIGKARSLDQLINDVLSDARLVAEDYEIQRFLRDAIDFPSDHTSIQSLLRSVNNLSHTYNDVILLTREGRSIQATDPALIGDDYSQTELWQRGIQENNFVSTVKIKSTIANEPVFVVFQRIRDNNQRLLGAVLLTLRAAAIKDIITYLVPDIRGESFLIDHHGLMLSSTNPNIDLHSLEPLSEPVIRSYFLFVPPQPIPTLSDRSNKRLRDVIFGSNRPGTLAYSENDDRRPDHVLAYAPLARKQAAVVVSVRLQEFLAPLDALAMRGLVSLLFVGGGVIVISLVVAQSITRPIRAIATAARNLKNDRFDASVLTPYTHSQDDMGELAQTFLEMALEVEHRHHQLQQQLSDLKIEIDQEKRKKAVAEITETDYFQTLRDRAHALRQQAKSAPTHPSAAGNDPQSQETPNHES
- a CDS encoding GIY-YIG nuclease family protein, coding for MSPSSNPTPTIPALATLPRHPYIDAAGQVAPNLQSCIGVYAIFDAAEVLQYIGYSRDIRLSLQQHLVRCPNECVSYAVVSIDRPDRPWLQAIQAQWIAEVGAIPIGNAQERARWEQAIDVRPLMSVAEAEALATADPLQQPKLLKQVARRVEADILKQLHQRSLRETLVFNPKLKESGRLDLKS
- a CDS encoding HEAT repeat domain-containing protein; this translates as MDDNDFPFLDTPDTEDALAALPSEEGDRPDPEIMLGLLTSEDVTERMLAARAFCELQDERATPHLIHLLQESCPLVRVSAAYALGRNLSTAAVDALIQQLERDWNGYVRKGIVWALGNCGVRFPFPEIYRRTLEPLIRALQTDISAVRLWAASSLGQVAEASEDAAATVIPALALALAQDTIAAVRSNCAWALGHACRKIPLGQLYTEAIDHLIAALHDSDMGVQEDAKAALFKLGDARGLQAIEDLECEPFA
- a CDS encoding pentapeptide repeat-containing protein; amino-acid sequence: MNKSPLSAMEVLARYRRGDRQFMGANLTGIDLEGADLRGVNLQGANLSQANLAHANLEGANLSAANLDQANVVGAHLRGANLENALLGTIIRYPLPPAPLTPPLTVAEILQQYQRGVRQFHGLDLSQFDFEGEDLSGIDFAGCCLEGSNFKLAILQDANFAGANLRSASLAMADLQQANFAGADLRGCSLKGADRRGARYDGKTQFDPDFDPKKGGMRQVN
- a CDS encoding iron uptake porin, whose product is MKKTYLLAGSLSLLGVVAGANIATANEPASFENLIAAEPQNLQVSEALPAPNAIADASGAITSVNQLLANEESMGQVTSVSQLSDVRPTDWAYQALASLVEKYGCIAGYPDGTFRGNRAATRYEMAAALNACLDVISDRFATKEELATLQKLMDEFAAELATLRGRVDNLEARTAALEATQFSTTTKLTGTAVMSVQYGGRFSSSALTANPPFSLGSGVPSSTVPGSTSPPGFFPIVSFTPTQTNPTVIAAVILNLNTSFTGTDLLQTSLSTGNGGLDAISTYGVGLNQNPFAYGTGIGGNPTATFGAPLPYFSPSQYYWSGFGPGVNLYRLAYSFKPTQDVTITAGPQFYPSDIIDTNSWANSPASDFGTYFFINNPFIVPYALNFLGGAGAAIQWNPNEGPFTARALYIAANAGNPFSGALPSGGFAGDPFQGSLELEYANTFGNGRNSYAVKLQGTYSKTYGVESRAGGLNFELNLGRLGIFGRAGVAGIPASYNPRMSPLPYSFLGFPASGMMAYSFMAGIGYKDLLVPGSVLAAAAGAPFINSAPSAGFINNANQVNVEAFYKFPISDNISITPIFTAIINPNNTNGAGLISGQPILQGVIRTTFTF
- a CDS encoding urease subunit beta, whose amino-acid sequence is MIPGELIPAEGTLELNAGRPTVTLTVANTGDRPIQVGSHYHFYEVNAALHFDREQAKGMRLDIPAGTAIRFEPGDERSVQLVAYGGCRHIYGFRGLVNSALDPAS
- a CDS encoding NAD(P)H-dependent oxidoreductase; this encodes MAETPVPPETVLHQLQWRYATKKFDPSRPIPDSLWQVLCQSLVLAPSSFGLQPWKFFVITTPDLRQALLPHTWNQRQVVDASHLVVFAIKTGINAADVDRYLARQAEVHNTSVENLQKYGDIVKGFLQSPPYPLNLDEWSTRQVYIALSQFMVTAAMLGIDTCPMEGFLPQEYDRVLGLPDQGYHAVVVCAAGYRAADDKYATLPKVRYPLEAVIEVR
- a CDS encoding ABC transporter ATP-binding protein — its product is MPEPLVELRGISKAFGNQRVLDNIDLCIYPDDALAILGPSGTGKSTVLRLIAGLLEPDSGEIYIAGERRQGLLQDGHHHVRMSMVFQQSALFDSLTVGENVGFYLYHHTRLPEARIREIVSEKLAMVGLSGMEDLYPAQLSGGMRKRVSLARAIADNPDDTEDDPRLLLYDEPTAGLDPIASTVVEQLIRDLKERTGHAYAIVTHQNSTIERTGDRLILLYQGRICWQGSRAEAKTTDNPYLRQFLTGDVTGPIRVLDQVGTATL